In Haliscomenobacter hydrossis DSM 1100, the DNA window GCGTAAAAATGGATTGGGAAGGTGGTTCACCCCATGTTGACACCTTGTTTACTCCGGCTATGGAGGAGTTGTTTGGCCCGGTAAGGGGCAAAGACGAACCCTTGAGTGACAATCACCGCAACCTGGCCACTTCCGTACAGCGGATGGCGGAAAAAGTGATTTTTCACCTGGCCGAAGGATTGTATAAAAAAACGGGGTTAAAAAACCTTTGTTTAGCAGGTGGGGTAGCCCAAAACTCCGTGGCCAATGGCAAACTGGTGGCCAACACTTCTTTTGAAAAATTGTTTGTCCCTCCTGCTGGTCATGATGCGGGTACGTCGATCGGGGCAGCGCTTTATGCCCTGCACCAGGTGGGTGATCAGGTTCGGGCACCCTTTCGGCATCAGGCTTACACGGGGGCACAATTTAGCAATGAGGCCATTGAGGCTTACCTGCAATCGCGGGGCATTGGTTACCAGCGGTACAGCGACGACGAATTGTTCCCGGTAGTGGCTGATGCCTTGATTCAGGGCGGAGTGATTGGGTGGTTTCAGGGGCGCGCCGAGTTTGGCCCACGGGCCTTGGGCAACCGATCGATCATTGTAGACCCCAGCCGAGCGGATGCCAAAGATTTACTTAATTCAAAAATCAAACGCCGTGAAAGTTTTCGCCCTTTTGCTCCGTCTATATTAAAGGAAGCCGTTGAGGAATACTTTGAACAAGCAGATGATGTTCCATTTATGGAAAAAGTATTCCTTATTCGTCCCGAAAAACGGGCGGTGATCCCGGCGGTTACGCATGTTGATGGAACTGGGCGTTTACAAACGGTAGCGGCTCAAGACAATCCGAGGTACCATCGTCTGATTGCTGCTTTTGCGGAAAAATCTGGCGTGCCAATTTTATTAAATACATCATTCAATGAAAACGAACCAATTGTAAATACGCCTGAACATGCGCTGGAATGTT includes these proteins:
- a CDS encoding carbamoyltransferase, which encodes MYTLGLNAYHGDSSACIYHFNELIVATEEERIRRIKHWAGLPTEAVKFCLDEAGITLAEVDVIAISRDPRAKLGAKAWYALRKGVKWSSILDRAKNSLNVGAFKKDLAEAFGYAEADLKARVVYAEHHRSHMASAYFVAPFDEAAILSIDGMGDFSSTMRGRSRNGKIEVIDSVSYPHSLGIFYTAFTQLLGFPHYGDEYKVMGLAPYGQPTELDKVAQTIHLKANGLFELDPRFFRHFKEGVKMDWEGGSPHVDTLFTPAMEELFGPVRGKDEPLSDNHRNLATSVQRMAEKVIFHLAEGLYKKTGLKNLCLAGGVAQNSVANGKLVANTSFEKLFVPPAGHDAGTSIGAALYALHQVGDQVRAPFRHQAYTGAQFSNEAIEAYLQSRGIGYQRYSDDELFPVVADALIQGGVIGWFQGRAEFGPRALGNRSIIVDPSRADAKDLLNSKIKRRESFRPFAPSILKEAVEEYFEQADDVPFMEKVFLIRPEKRAVIPAVTHVDGTGRLQTVAAQDNPRYHRLIAAFAEKSGVPILLNTSFNENEPIVNTPEHALECFLRTQMDMLVLENVVICRENT